From one Papio anubis isolate 15944 chromosome 12, Panubis1.0, whole genome shotgun sequence genomic stretch:
- the C12H11orf24 gene encoding uncharacterized protein C11orf24 homolog: MWTALVLIWIFSLSLSESHAASNDPRNFVPNKMWNGLVKRNASVETVDNKTSEDITMAATSPVTLTKGTSAAHLNSTEVTTEDTSRTDVSEPATSGGAADGAASNAPTTAASSTTAASSAPTTAASSAPTTLAPATPTSTGWTPSTTATGHPSLSTALAQMPNSSTVPRTATPATLATHAQTVATTTNTSSPMSTRRSPSKHMPGDTTASPAAPTRPQAQGPISQVSVDQPVVNTTPEPTPTLTVVTTTKAQAQEPTASPVPVPHTSPIPEVEATSPTTQRSPTPYTQRAAGPGTPQAPEQVATEVTPGTDSTGPTPRSSGGPKMLATDSCQPSTQGQYLVVTTAPLTQAVVDKTILLVVLLLGVTLFITVLVLFALQAYESYKKKDYTQVDYLINGMYADSEM; encoded by the exons ATGTGGACAGCTCTTGTGCTCATTTGGATTTTTTCCTTGTCCTTATCGGAAAGCCATGCGGCATCCAATGATCCAC GCAACTTTGTCCCTAACAAAATGTGGAATGGATTAGTCAAGAGGAATGCATCTGTGGAAACAGTTGATAATAAAACGTCTGAGGATATAACCATGGCAGCAACTTCTCCTGTCACGTTGACCAAAGGGACTTCGGCGGCCCACCTCAACTCTACGGAAGTCACAACAGAGGACACAAGCAGGACAGACGTGAGTGAACCAGCAACTTCAGGAGGTGCAGCTGATGGTGCGGCCTCCAATGCTCCCACGACTGCAGCCTCCAGTACGACTGCAGCCTCCAGCGCTCCCACGACTGCGGCCTCCAGTGCTCCTACGACACTCGCACCCGCCACGCCTACATCCACAGGGTGGACCCCATCCACTACCGCCACTGGGCATCCATCTCTCAGCACAGCCCTCGCACAAATGCCAAATAGCAGCACGGTGCCAAGAACAGCAACCCCGGCCACGTTGGCCACACATGCTCAGACTGTGGCGACCACAACAAACACGAGCAGCCCCATGAGCACTCGGCGAAGTCCTTCCAAGCACATGCCTGGTGACACCACGGCAAGCCCTGCAGCCCCTACGCGTCCCCAAGCACAAGGTCCCATTAGTCAGGTGTCAGTGGACCAGCCTGTGGTTAACACAACCCCAgagcccacccccaccctcacagTGGTGACCACCACCAAGGCACAAGCCCAGGAGCCAACTGCCAGCCCAGTGCCAGTGCCTCACACCAGCCCAATCCCTGAGGTGGAGGCCACGTCCCCCACGACACAGCGAAGCCCCACGCCATACACCCAGAGGGCCGCTGGGCCAGGCACACCCCAGGCACCGGAGCAGGTAGCGACTGAGGTCACGCCAGGTACTGATTCCACTGGGCCAACACCCAGGAGCTCAGGGGGCCCTAAGATGCTAGCCACGGACTCGTGCCAGCCCAGCACCCAAGGCCAGTACCTGGTGGTCACCACCGCGCCCCTCACCCAGGCCGTGGTGGACAAAACTATCCTCCTGGTGGTGCTGTTACTCGGGGTGACCCTTTTCATCACAGTCTTGGTTTTGTTTGCCCTGCAGGCCTATGAGAGCTATAAGAAGAAGGACTACACCCAGGTGGACTACTTAATCAATGGGATGTATGCGGACTCAGAAATGTGA